A region from the Indicator indicator isolate 239-I01 chromosome 4, UM_Iind_1.1, whole genome shotgun sequence genome encodes:
- the MADD gene encoding MAP kinase-activating death domain protein isoform X3: MVQKKKICPRLLDYLVIIGARQPSSDSVAQTPELLRRYPLEDHVDFPLPPDVVFFCQPEGCLSVRQKRMSFRDDTSFVFTLTDKDTGVIRYGICVNFYRSFQKRVPKEKAEGTGSHRARDGQKVPKSGDASVPQEEAGTESSESGSSLQAPSTESTPDVNRSPCSKRLAKGSHRSRNSTLTSLCILSHYPFFSTFRECLYTLKRLVDCCSERLLGKKLGIPRGVQRDTMWRIFTGSLLVEEKSSALLHDLREIEAWIYRLLRSPMPVAGQKRVDVEVLPHELQPALTFALPDPSRFNLVDFPLHLPLELLGVDACLQVLTCILLEHKVVLQSRDYNALSMSVMAFVAMIYPLEYMFPVIPLLPTCMASAEQLLLAPTPYIIGVPASFFLYKLDFKMPDDVWLIDLDTNRVIVPTNAESLPALPEPEASELKKHLKQALASMSLNTQPILNLEKFHEGQEVPLLLGKPQNDLQSTPSTEFNPLIYGNDVDSVDVATRVAMVRFFNSPNVLQGFQMHTRTLRLFPRPVVAFQANSFLASRPKQTPFADKLSRTQAVEYFGEWSLNPTNYAFQRIHNNTFDPALIGDKPKWYAHQLQPIHYRVYDSNSQLAEALNVPAEKETDSDPTDDSGSDSVDYDDSSSSYSSLGDFVSEMMKCDINGDTPNVDPLTHAALGDASEVEFDDFQEYSGDLDEQAMDSENSQENNQPRSSSSTTASSSPSTVIHGVNHESADSAETEEKLVAAFSNHLPSLPLQPSFPRLSLDRRDSDSAAGSMSSSEGVVRKQEYDNPYFEPQYGFPAEDEDDEQEESYTPRFNQNLGGSRSQKLLRPNSLKLANDSDADSDSRASSPNSTVSNNSSEGFGGIMSFASSLYRNHSTSFSLSNLALPTKVGRDKNTPFPSLKVFGLNTIMEIITEAGPVSNEGNRRALVDQKSSVIKHSPTVKRESPSPQGRTSNSSENQQFLKEVVHNVLDGQGVGWLNMKRVRRLLESEQLRVFVLSKLNRTVQSEEDARQDVIQDVEISRKVYKGMLDLLKCTVLSLEQSYANAGLGGMASVFSLLEIAHTHYYNKEPEKRKRSPTDGSVTPVGKDSASSPRVEPKPAVHLPVPQLMPKAASPTGKGPREFDTRSLKEENFIASIELWNKHQEVKKQKALEKTRPEGVKHFDLGETDEKKSQISADSGLSLASGSQKSDFDLLPSGAPAVMVRSTSQDSEVSNSSGETLGADSDLSSNAGDGPSLENGGNLTGSRGTVSDSEIETNSATNSIFAKSHNLKQSVKDSKGSTPGRGPEDGNQRVYLYEGLLGRDKGSVWDQLEDAAMETFSMSKERSTLWDQMQFWEDAFLDAVMLEREGMGMDQGPQEMIDRYLSLGEHDRKRLEDDEDRLLATLLHNMIAYMLMIKVNKNDIRKKVRRLMGKSHIGLVHSQQINDVLDKLANLSGRELPVRPSGSRHIKKQTFVVHAGTDTTGDIFFMEVCDDCIVLRSNIGTVYERWWYEKLINMTYCPKTKVLCLWRRNGQETQLNKFYTKKCRELYYCVKDSMERAAARQQSIKPGPELGGEFPVQDMKTGEGGLLQVTLEGINLKFMHSQVFIELNHIKKCNTVRGVFVLEEFVPETKEVVSHKYKTPMAHEICYSVLCLFSYVAAIRGREAENKSKPPRPVSS, encoded by the exons ATggtgcagaaaaagaaaatctgcccTCGGTTACTCGACTATCTTGTGATCATTGGAGCCAG GCAGCCAAGTAGTGATAGTGTTGCTCAGACTCCTGAACTGCTGAGACGTTACCCTCTAGAAGACCACGTGGACTTCCCTCTGCCACCTGATGTTGTGTTCTTCTGCCAACCAGAAGGATGTCTGAGCGTGCGGCAAAAACGCATGAGCTTCCGTGACGACACTTCCTTCGTCTTTACGCTCACGGACAAGGATACAGGCGTGATTCGCTATGGAATCTGTGTCAACTTCTACCGCTCCTTCCAGAAGCGAGTAcccaaggagaaggctgaaggcaCAGGGAGTCATCGAGCTCGGGATGGACAGAAAGTCCCCAAATCTGGGGATGCATCTGTACCCCAAGAGGAAGCGGGCACTGAGAGTTCAGAGAGTGGTTCTTCACTGCAGGCTCCAAGTACGGAGTCTACACCAGATGTGAATCGATCACCGTGCAGTAAGCGTCTAGCCAAAGGCAGCCATCGCTCTCGGAACAGCACTCTGACTTCTCTGTGCATCCTTAGTCATTATCCCTTCTTTTCCACCTTTCGTGAATGTCTGTACACCCTCAAGAGACTTGTGGACTGCTGTAGTGAGAGATTGTTGGGCAAGAAGTTGGGGATTCCTCGTGGGGTGCAGAG GGATACAATGTGGCGGATTTTCACAGGCTCCCTGCTGGTGGAAGAGAAGTCCAGTGCATTGCTACATGACTTGCGGGAGATTGAGGCCTGGATATACCGGCTGCTCCGTTCACCCATGCCTGTTGCTGGTCAGAAGCGGGTGGATGTTGAAGTCTTGCCACATGAGTTGCAGCCAGCTTTGACCTTTGCTCTTCCTGATCCGTCCCGCTTCAACTTGGTGGATTTTCCGTTACACCTGCCTTTGGAGTTGTTGGGAGTGGATGCCTGCCTGCAGGTGCTGACCTGCATCCTTCTGGAGCACAAG GTTGTATTACAGTCCCGAGATTATAATGCACTCTCAATGTCTGTGATGGCCTTTGTGGCTATGATCTACCCTTTAGAGTACATGTTCCCAGTGatccctctgcttcccacctGCATGGCCTCTGCAGAACAG TTGCTTCTAGCCCCTACACCTTATATCATTGGTGTTCCAGCAAGTTTCTTCCTTTACAAATTGGATTTTAAGATGCCTGATGATGTGTGGCTTATTGACCTGGATACCAACAGG GTGATTGTTCCCACAAATGCAGAATCcttgccagcactgccagaaccAGAAGCTTCAGAGCTGAAAAAGCATCTGAAACAG GCACTGGCCAGTATGAGTCTGAATACTCAGCCCATTCTTAATCTAGAGAAGTTCCATGAGGGGCAGGAGGTGCCGCTACTGctgggaaaaccacagaatgaTTTGCAGTCTACTCCTTCTACAGAATTCAACCCTCTGATCTATGGCAATGATGTAGACTCAGTGGATGTGGCCACCAG ggTTGCTATGGTGAGATTCTTCAACTCACCAAATGTTTTACAAGGTTTCCAGATGCATACTCGCACTCTTCGTCTCTTCCCACGACCAGTGGTGGCATTCCAGGCAAATTCTTTTCTTGCCTCTAGACCGAAGCAGACACCTTTTGCAGATAAGCTTTCCAGGACTCAGGCAGTAGAATATTTTGGAGAATGGTCACTCAACCCTACTAACTATGCCTTCCAAAGAATTCATAACA ACAcgtttgacccagcactgattgGTGACAAACCAAAGTGGTATGCTCACCAGCTGCAGCCCATCCACTATCGTGTCTATGACAGTAATTCACAGCTGGCTGAAGCACTGAAtgtcccagcagagaaagaaacagattCTGACCCCACTGATGACAG TGGCAGTGACAGTGTTGACTATGACGACTCGAGTTCCTCCTACTCCTCCCTCGGGGACTTTGTCAGTGAGATGATGAAATGCGACATTAATGGTGATACCCCAA ATGTTGACCCCCTGACTCATGCAGCTCTTGGTGATGCTAGTGAAGTGGAATTTGATGATTTTCAAGAATATTCAGGGGACCTGGATGAACAGGCCATGGACAGTGAAAACTCCCAAGAGAACAACCAGCCTCGTTCAAGTTCCAGTACTACAGCCAGtagcagccccagcactgtcATCCATGGAGTGAATCAT GAGTCAGCAGATtcagcagaaacagaagagaagtTGGTTGCTGCATTTTCAAACCATCTCCCTTCCTTGCCACTGCAACCAAGCTTTCCCAGGTTAAGCTTGGATCGTCGTGACAGTGACAGTGCGGCTGGCAGCATGAGCTCCTCAGAAGGGGTGGTGAGGAAGCAAGAGTATGACAATCCATACTTTGAACCACAGTATGGTTTTCCTGCAgaggatgaagatgatgagcAGGAAGAAAGCTACACCCCGAGATTTAACCAGAATCTCGGTGGAAGCAG GTCTCAGAAGTTACTCCGACCAAACAGTTTAAAACTGGCCAATGATTCTGATGCAGATTCAGATTCCAGGGCCAGCTCTCCAAACTCTACTGTCTCCAATAACAGCAGTGAAGGTTTTGGGGGCATCATGTCTTTTGCAA GCAGCCTGTACAGAAACCACAGCACAAGTTTCAGTCTGTCCAACTTAGCCCTACCAACCAAAGTTGGGAGAGACAAGAATACTCCCTTTCCCAGTCTGAAAG TATTTGGGTTAAATACTATAATGGAGATTATTACTGAAGCTGGCCCAGTAAGCAATGAAG GAAACAGGCGAGCCCTTGTGGATCAAAAGTCTTCAGTCATTAAGCACAGCCCAACGGTGAAGAGAGAATCTCCATCGCCTCAGGGACGAACTAGCAATTCCAG TGAGAACCAGCAGTTCCTGAAGGAGGTGGTACACAATGTTCTAGATGGACAAGGTGTTGGCTGGCTAAACATGAAGAGAGTCCGACGTCTGTTGGAGAGTGAGCAGCTCCGTGTCTTTGTGCTAAGCAAGCTGAATCGCACGGTCCAGTCTGAAGAAGATGCTCGACAGGATGTCATACAGGATGTG GAAATCAGCCGCAAGGTCTATAAGGGCATGCTGGACCTGCTGAAGTGCACTgtgttgagcctggagcagTCCTATGCAAATGCTGGCCTGGGAGGCATGGCCAGTGTTTTTAGTCTGCTGGAGATAGCACATACTCACTATTACAACAAAG aaccagaaaaaagaaaacggAGTCCAACAGATGGATCTGTCACTCCAGTTGGAAAGGATTCTGCATCCTCCCCAAGAGTGGAGCCAAAACCTGCAGTGCATCTGCCAGTACCTCAGCTGATGCCAAAAGCAGCAAGCCCTACAGGCAAAGGGCCAAGGGAGTTTGACACAAGGagtttaaaggaagaaaattttattGCTTCCATTG AATTGTGGAACAAGCACCAGGaagtgaaaaagcaaaaagctttggaaaaaacga gaCCAGAAGGTGTGAAACACTTTGATTTGGGAGAAAcggatgaaaaaaaatcccaaatcagTGCAGACAGTGGCCTTAGTTTGGCTTCAGGGTCTCAG AAGAGTGATTTCGATTTGCTGCCCAGCGGAGCACCAGCAGTTATGGTCCGAAGTACAAGCCAGGATTCTGAA GTTAGTAACAGTTCTGGAGAGACATTAGGAGCAGACAGTGACTTGAGTAGCAATGCTGGTGATGGCCCAAGTTTGGAAAATGGTGGCAATTTGACAGGATCCAGAGGCACTGTGTCAGACAGTGAAATTGAGACAAACTCTGCTACTAACTCTATCTTT GCAAAGTCTCACAATCTGAAGCAGAGTGTGAAGGACAGCAAAGGCAGTACTCCAGGAAGAGGTCCAGAGGATGGGAACCAACGTGTCTATCTCTATGAAGGACTTTTgg GTAGGGATAAAGGATCTGTCTGGGACCAGTTAGAGGATGCTGCAATGGAAACCTTCTCTATGA GCAAAGAGCGTTCAACTTTATGGGACCAGATGCAGTTCTGGGAAGATGCTTTTTTGGATGCCGTGATGTTAGAGAGAGAAGGAATGGGGATGGACCAGGGACCTCAGGAAATGATAGACAG GTATCTTTCCCTGGGAGAACATGATCGAAAGCGTTTGGAGGATGATGAGGACCGCTTGTTGGCTACACTGCTGCATAATATGATTGCTTATATGCTTATGATAAAG GTGAACAAGAatgacattaggaaaaaggTACGTCGTCTAATGGGAAAATCACATATTGGATTGGTGCACAGCCAGCAAATCAATGATGTCCTGGACAAACTTGCCAATCTG AGTGGACGTGAGCTTCCTGTGAGACCCAGTGGCAGTCGTCACATCAAGAAGCAGACTTTTGTGGTACATGCTGGGACAGACACAACAGGAGACATATTTTTCATGGAG GTATGTGATGATTGCATTGTGCTGAGAAGCAACATCGGAACTGTGTATGAACGTTGGTGGTATGAGAAACTCATCAACATGACTTACTGTCCCAAAACAAAAGTGCTGTGCCTTTGGAGGAGGAATGGTCAGGAAACACAACTGAACAAGTTCTACACAAAGAAG TGTCGGGAATTATACTACTGTGTAAAAGACAGtatggagagagcagcagcaagacagCAAAGCATTAAACCAG GTCCTGAGTTGGGTGGTGAGTTTCCTGTGCAAGATATGAAAACTGGTGAAGGAGGTCTTCTTCAGGTCACACTGGAAGGAATTAACCTGAAGTTTATGCACAGTCAG
- the MADD gene encoding MAP kinase-activating death domain protein isoform X24 produces the protein MVQKKKICPRLLDYLVIIGARQPSSDSVAQTPELLRRYPLEDHVDFPLPPDVVFFCQPEGCLSVRQKRMSFRDDTSFVFTLTDKDTGVIRYGICVNFYRSFQKRVPKEKAEGTGSHRARDGQKVPKSGDASVPQEEAGTESSESGSSLQAPSTESTPDVNRSPCSKRLAKGSHRSRNSTLTSLCILSHYPFFSTFRECLYTLKRLVDCCSERLLGKKLGIPRGVQRDTMWRIFTGSLLVEEKSSALLHDLREIEAWIYRLLRSPMPVAGQKRVDVEVLPHELQPALTFALPDPSRFNLVDFPLHLPLELLGVDACLQVLTCILLEHKVVLQSRDYNALSMSVMAFVAMIYPLEYMFPVIPLLPTCMASAEQLLLAPTPYIIGVPASFFLYKLDFKMPDDVWLIDLDTNRVIVPTNAESLPALPEPEASELKKHLKQALASMSLNTQPILNLEKFHEGQEVPLLLGKPQNDLQSTPSTEFNPLIYGNDVDSVDVATRVAMVRFFNSPNVLQGFQMHTRTLRLFPRPVVAFQANSFLASRPKQTPFADKLSRTQAVEYFGEWSLNPTNYAFQRIHNNTFDPALIGDKPKWYAHQLQPIHYRVYDSNSQLAEALNVPAEKETDSDPTDDSGSDSVDYDDSSSSYSSLGDFVSEMMKCDINGDTPNVDPLTHAALGDASEVEFDDFQEYSGDLDEQAMDSENSQENNQPRSSSSTTASSSPSTVIHGVNHESADSAETEEKLVAAFSNHLPSLPLQPSFPRLSLDRRDSDSAAGSQKLLRPNSLKLANDSDADSDSRASSPNSTVSNNSSEGFGGIMSFASSLYRNHSTSFSLSNLALPTKVGRDKNTPFPSLKVFGLNTIMEIITEAGPVSNEGNRRALVDQKSSVIKHSPTVKRESPSPQGRTSNSSENQQFLKEVVHNVLDGQGVGWLNMKRVRRLLESEQLRVFVLSKLNRTVQSEEDARQDVIQDVEISRKVYKGMLDLLKCTVLSLEQSYANAGLGGMASVFSLLEIAHTHYYNKEPEKRKRSPTDGSVTPVGKDSASSPRVEPKPAVHLPVPQLMPKAASPTGKGPREFDTRSLKEENFIASIGPEGVKHFDLGETDEKKSQISADSGLSLASGSQKSDFDLLPSGAPAVMVRSTSQDSEVSNSSGETLGADSDLSSNAGDGPSLENGGNLTGSRGTVSDSEIETNSATNSIFAKSHNLKQSVKDSKGSTPGRGPEDGNQRVYLYEGLLGKERSTLWDQMQFWEDAFLDAVMLEREGMGMDQGPQEMIDRYLSLGEHDRKRLEDDEDRLLATLLHNMIAYMLMIKVNKNDIRKKVRRLMGKSHIGLVHSQQINDVLDKLANLSGRELPVRPSGSRHIKKQTFVVHAGTDTTGDIFFMEVCDDCIVLRSNIGTVYERWWYEKLINMTYCPKTKVLCLWRRNGQETQLNKFYTKKCRELYYCVKDSMERAAARQQSIKPGPELGGEFPVQDMKTGEGGLLQVTLEGINLKFMHSQVFIELNHIKKCNTVRGVFVLEEFVPETKEVVSHKYKTPMAHEICYSVLCLFSYVAAIRGREAENKSKPPRPVSS, from the exons ATggtgcagaaaaagaaaatctgcccTCGGTTACTCGACTATCTTGTGATCATTGGAGCCAG GCAGCCAAGTAGTGATAGTGTTGCTCAGACTCCTGAACTGCTGAGACGTTACCCTCTAGAAGACCACGTGGACTTCCCTCTGCCACCTGATGTTGTGTTCTTCTGCCAACCAGAAGGATGTCTGAGCGTGCGGCAAAAACGCATGAGCTTCCGTGACGACACTTCCTTCGTCTTTACGCTCACGGACAAGGATACAGGCGTGATTCGCTATGGAATCTGTGTCAACTTCTACCGCTCCTTCCAGAAGCGAGTAcccaaggagaaggctgaaggcaCAGGGAGTCATCGAGCTCGGGATGGACAGAAAGTCCCCAAATCTGGGGATGCATCTGTACCCCAAGAGGAAGCGGGCACTGAGAGTTCAGAGAGTGGTTCTTCACTGCAGGCTCCAAGTACGGAGTCTACACCAGATGTGAATCGATCACCGTGCAGTAAGCGTCTAGCCAAAGGCAGCCATCGCTCTCGGAACAGCACTCTGACTTCTCTGTGCATCCTTAGTCATTATCCCTTCTTTTCCACCTTTCGTGAATGTCTGTACACCCTCAAGAGACTTGTGGACTGCTGTAGTGAGAGATTGTTGGGCAAGAAGTTGGGGATTCCTCGTGGGGTGCAGAG GGATACAATGTGGCGGATTTTCACAGGCTCCCTGCTGGTGGAAGAGAAGTCCAGTGCATTGCTACATGACTTGCGGGAGATTGAGGCCTGGATATACCGGCTGCTCCGTTCACCCATGCCTGTTGCTGGTCAGAAGCGGGTGGATGTTGAAGTCTTGCCACATGAGTTGCAGCCAGCTTTGACCTTTGCTCTTCCTGATCCGTCCCGCTTCAACTTGGTGGATTTTCCGTTACACCTGCCTTTGGAGTTGTTGGGAGTGGATGCCTGCCTGCAGGTGCTGACCTGCATCCTTCTGGAGCACAAG GTTGTATTACAGTCCCGAGATTATAATGCACTCTCAATGTCTGTGATGGCCTTTGTGGCTATGATCTACCCTTTAGAGTACATGTTCCCAGTGatccctctgcttcccacctGCATGGCCTCTGCAGAACAG TTGCTTCTAGCCCCTACACCTTATATCATTGGTGTTCCAGCAAGTTTCTTCCTTTACAAATTGGATTTTAAGATGCCTGATGATGTGTGGCTTATTGACCTGGATACCAACAGG GTGATTGTTCCCACAAATGCAGAATCcttgccagcactgccagaaccAGAAGCTTCAGAGCTGAAAAAGCATCTGAAACAG GCACTGGCCAGTATGAGTCTGAATACTCAGCCCATTCTTAATCTAGAGAAGTTCCATGAGGGGCAGGAGGTGCCGCTACTGctgggaaaaccacagaatgaTTTGCAGTCTACTCCTTCTACAGAATTCAACCCTCTGATCTATGGCAATGATGTAGACTCAGTGGATGTGGCCACCAG ggTTGCTATGGTGAGATTCTTCAACTCACCAAATGTTTTACAAGGTTTCCAGATGCATACTCGCACTCTTCGTCTCTTCCCACGACCAGTGGTGGCATTCCAGGCAAATTCTTTTCTTGCCTCTAGACCGAAGCAGACACCTTTTGCAGATAAGCTTTCCAGGACTCAGGCAGTAGAATATTTTGGAGAATGGTCACTCAACCCTACTAACTATGCCTTCCAAAGAATTCATAACA ACAcgtttgacccagcactgattgGTGACAAACCAAAGTGGTATGCTCACCAGCTGCAGCCCATCCACTATCGTGTCTATGACAGTAATTCACAGCTGGCTGAAGCACTGAAtgtcccagcagagaaagaaacagattCTGACCCCACTGATGACAG TGGCAGTGACAGTGTTGACTATGACGACTCGAGTTCCTCCTACTCCTCCCTCGGGGACTTTGTCAGTGAGATGATGAAATGCGACATTAATGGTGATACCCCAA ATGTTGACCCCCTGACTCATGCAGCTCTTGGTGATGCTAGTGAAGTGGAATTTGATGATTTTCAAGAATATTCAGGGGACCTGGATGAACAGGCCATGGACAGTGAAAACTCCCAAGAGAACAACCAGCCTCGTTCAAGTTCCAGTACTACAGCCAGtagcagccccagcactgtcATCCATGGAGTGAATCAT GAGTCAGCAGATtcagcagaaacagaagagaagtTGGTTGCTGCATTTTCAAACCATCTCCCTTCCTTGCCACTGCAACCAAGCTTTCCCAGGTTAAGCTTGGATCGTCGTGACAGTGACAGTGCGGCTG GGTCTCAGAAGTTACTCCGACCAAACAGTTTAAAACTGGCCAATGATTCTGATGCAGATTCAGATTCCAGGGCCAGCTCTCCAAACTCTACTGTCTCCAATAACAGCAGTGAAGGTTTTGGGGGCATCATGTCTTTTGCAA GCAGCCTGTACAGAAACCACAGCACAAGTTTCAGTCTGTCCAACTTAGCCCTACCAACCAAAGTTGGGAGAGACAAGAATACTCCCTTTCCCAGTCTGAAAG TATTTGGGTTAAATACTATAATGGAGATTATTACTGAAGCTGGCCCAGTAAGCAATGAAG GAAACAGGCGAGCCCTTGTGGATCAAAAGTCTTCAGTCATTAAGCACAGCCCAACGGTGAAGAGAGAATCTCCATCGCCTCAGGGACGAACTAGCAATTCCAG TGAGAACCAGCAGTTCCTGAAGGAGGTGGTACACAATGTTCTAGATGGACAAGGTGTTGGCTGGCTAAACATGAAGAGAGTCCGACGTCTGTTGGAGAGTGAGCAGCTCCGTGTCTTTGTGCTAAGCAAGCTGAATCGCACGGTCCAGTCTGAAGAAGATGCTCGACAGGATGTCATACAGGATGTG GAAATCAGCCGCAAGGTCTATAAGGGCATGCTGGACCTGCTGAAGTGCACTgtgttgagcctggagcagTCCTATGCAAATGCTGGCCTGGGAGGCATGGCCAGTGTTTTTAGTCTGCTGGAGATAGCACATACTCACTATTACAACAAAG aaccagaaaaaagaaaacggAGTCCAACAGATGGATCTGTCACTCCAGTTGGAAAGGATTCTGCATCCTCCCCAAGAGTGGAGCCAAAACCTGCAGTGCATCTGCCAGTACCTCAGCTGATGCCAAAAGCAGCAAGCCCTACAGGCAAAGGGCCAAGGGAGTTTGACACAAGGagtttaaaggaagaaaattttattGCTTCCATTG gaCCAGAAGGTGTGAAACACTTTGATTTGGGAGAAAcggatgaaaaaaaatcccaaatcagTGCAGACAGTGGCCTTAGTTTGGCTTCAGGGTCTCAG AAGAGTGATTTCGATTTGCTGCCCAGCGGAGCACCAGCAGTTATGGTCCGAAGTACAAGCCAGGATTCTGAA GTTAGTAACAGTTCTGGAGAGACATTAGGAGCAGACAGTGACTTGAGTAGCAATGCTGGTGATGGCCCAAGTTTGGAAAATGGTGGCAATTTGACAGGATCCAGAGGCACTGTGTCAGACAGTGAAATTGAGACAAACTCTGCTACTAACTCTATCTTT GCAAAGTCTCACAATCTGAAGCAGAGTGTGAAGGACAGCAAAGGCAGTACTCCAGGAAGAGGTCCAGAGGATGGGAACCAACGTGTCTATCTCTATGAAGGACTTTTgg GCAAAGAGCGTTCAACTTTATGGGACCAGATGCAGTTCTGGGAAGATGCTTTTTTGGATGCCGTGATGTTAGAGAGAGAAGGAATGGGGATGGACCAGGGACCTCAGGAAATGATAGACAG GTATCTTTCCCTGGGAGAACATGATCGAAAGCGTTTGGAGGATGATGAGGACCGCTTGTTGGCTACACTGCTGCATAATATGATTGCTTATATGCTTATGATAAAG GTGAACAAGAatgacattaggaaaaaggTACGTCGTCTAATGGGAAAATCACATATTGGATTGGTGCACAGCCAGCAAATCAATGATGTCCTGGACAAACTTGCCAATCTG AGTGGACGTGAGCTTCCTGTGAGACCCAGTGGCAGTCGTCACATCAAGAAGCAGACTTTTGTGGTACATGCTGGGACAGACACAACAGGAGACATATTTTTCATGGAG GTATGTGATGATTGCATTGTGCTGAGAAGCAACATCGGAACTGTGTATGAACGTTGGTGGTATGAGAAACTCATCAACATGACTTACTGTCCCAAAACAAAAGTGCTGTGCCTTTGGAGGAGGAATGGTCAGGAAACACAACTGAACAAGTTCTACACAAAGAAG TGTCGGGAATTATACTACTGTGTAAAAGACAGtatggagagagcagcagcaagacagCAAAGCATTAAACCAG GTCCTGAGTTGGGTGGTGAGTTTCCTGTGCAAGATATGAAAACTGGTGAAGGAGGTCTTCTTCAGGTCACACTGGAAGGAATTAACCTGAAGTTTATGCACAGTCAG